A genome region from Solanum pennellii chromosome 12, SPENNV200 includes the following:
- the LOC107005921 gene encoding uncharacterized protein LOC107005921: MEEGLRRSPRLVMASNPKVYRRNRKKLQVSSSNSMDEIPSFSLGISQISGEKNNEEKNNEEKSNEEENKKQKKGKKRVKEVKTMKKSKKICVTLASTSKKIVDSDDDFEDLPPQFQSKSLKNKDGLEKKRPVNDGKTRNRLPKSVILPESRYPDRKFWKHPDVVYISSRWSCYTNHSVIEQIKLSLSDKQLEMFRNTCFGYFLDLPKSSTQLQLIHCLINRELKHTPDDVFAIEINNKKLFFGLREFGIVTGLNCVGDGTSINVPNSRCSLMSSYFPEKITVPKSHLRALFLAKKFIDDDSAVSLAVLYFINDFLFSYEDNEYQISNRDFYLVESGKFNSYPWGLDVYKKLSDSVRHELKSTHKYYRIGGLPLALQIWIFECCSKVDEDIAIRVADSIPRILNWKTIAESPWLKYIEKCLFMPTKNKFENIVASEDEVSKFRLPETRDYHAEILKLEPKGSSHGLDILTNEVIELRKELVKVYTN; this comes from the exons ATGGAAGAAGGTCTTAGAAGAAGTCCGCGTCTAGTGATGGCTTCGAATCCAAAAGTTTATCGAAGAAATCGAAAGAAGCTTCAAGTTTCGTCTTCTAATTCTATGGATGAAATTCCAAGTTTTAGTTTGGGTATATCACAAATTTCGGGAGAGAAGAACAATGAGGAGAAGAACAATGAGGAGAAGAGCAATGAGGAAGAAAACAAGAAGCAAAAGAAAGGTAAAAAACGAGTTAAAGAGGTTAAAACAATgaagaaatcaaaaaaaatatgtgttactTTGGCATCTACATCAAAGAAAATCGTTGACAGTGATGATGATTTTGAGGATTTACCTCCTCAATTTCAgtcaaaaagtttgaaaaataaagatggattGGAGAAGAAAAGGCCGGTGAATGATGGAAAAACACGAAATCGTTTACCCAAAAGTGTCATTCTACCAGAGAGTAGATATCCG GATCGTAAATTCTGGAAACATCCTGATGTTGTGTATATTTCGAGTAGGTGGTCATGTTACACTAATCATAGTGTCATTGAACAAATCAAACTATCTTTATCTGATAAACAACTTGAGATGTTTAGGAATACATGTTTTGGGTACTTTCTTGACCTTCCAAAATCGAGCACACAACTACAACTTATTCATTGTCTTATAAATAGAGAGTTAAAACACACACCGGATGATGTGTTTGCtattgaaataaataacaaaaagttattttttggtCTTAGAGAATTTGGGATAGTTACGGGCTTAAATTGTGTTGGTGATGGCACATCTATCAATGTTCCCAATTCTAGATGTAGTTTGATGAGTAGTTATTTTCCGGAAAAAATCACAGTTCCAAAGAGTCATCTACGTGCACTGTTTTTAGCTAAAAAATTCATAGATGATGACTCGGCTGTTTCATTGGCTGTTCTATActtcattaatgattttttattttcatatgagGACAACGAATACCAAATTAGCAATAGAGATTTTTACCTTGTGGAAAGTGGAAAATTCAATTCATATCCGTGGGGTTTAGATGTCTACAAAAAGTTGTCTGATTCTGTGAGGCATGAGCTTAAGTCAACACATAAGTACTATAGAATTGGTGGCTTGCCTCTTGCTCTTCAAATTTGGATATTTGAGTGTTGttcaaaggttgatgaagatATAGCTATTCGTGTTGCTGATTCTATTCCAAGAATCTTGAATTGGAAGACAATTGCAGAAAGTCCATGGTTAAAATATATTGAGAAATGTCTCTTCATGCCTACAAAAAACAAG TTTGAGAACATAGTGGCCAGTGAAGATGAAGTATCCAAATTCAGGCTTCCTGAAACTCGTGATTACCAtgctgaaattttgaaattggagCCTAAAGGATCAAGTCATGGTCTAGACATTTTGACCAATGAAGTCATAGAATTGAGAAAAGAGCTTGTAAAAGTATACACAAACTAA
- the LOC107005525 gene encoding sucrose synthase yields MAERVLTRVHSLRERVDATLAAHRNEILLFLSRIESHGKGILKPHELLAEFDAIRQDDKDKLNEHAFEELLKSTQEAIVLPPWVALAIRLRPGVWEYVRVNVNALVVEELSVPEYLQFKEELVDGASNGNFVLELDFEPFTASFPKPTLTKSIGNGVEFLNRHLSAKMFHDKESMAPLLEFLRAHHYKGKTMMLNDRIHNSNTLQNVLRKAEEYLIMLPPETPFFEFEHKFQEIGLEKGWGDTAERVLEMVCMLLDLLEAPDSCTLEKFLGRIPMVFNVVILSPHGYFAQENVLGYPDTGGQVVYILDQVPALEREMFKRIKEQGLDIIPRILIVTRLLPDAVGTTCGQRLEKVYGTEHSHILRVPFRTEKGIVRKWISRFEVWPYMETFIEDVAKEISAELQAKPDLIIGNYSEGNLAASLLAHKLGVTQCTIAHALEKTKYPDSDIYWKKFDEKYHFSSQFTADLIAMNHTDFIITSTFQEIAGSKDTVGQYESHMAFTMPGLYRVVHGINVFDPKFNIVSPGADINLYFPYSETEKRLTAFHPEIDELLYSDVENDEHLCVLKDRTKPILFTMARLDRVKNLTGLVEWYAKNPRLRGLVNLVVVGGDRRKESKDLEEQAEMKKMYELIETHKLNGQFRWISSQMNRVRNGELYRYIADTKGAFVQPAFYEAFGLTVVEAMTCGLPTFATNHGGPAEIIVHGKSGFHIDPYHGEQAADLLADFFEKCKKEPSHWETISTGGLKRIQEKYTWQIYSERLLTLAAVYGFWKHVSKLDRLEIRRYLEMFYALKYRKMAEAVPLAAE; encoded by the exons ATGGCTGAACGTGTTCTGACTCGTGTTCATAGCCTTCGTGAACGTGTTGATGCAACTTTAGCTGCTCACCGCAATGAGATACTGCTGTTTCTTTCAAG GATCGAAAGCCACGGAAAAGGGATCTTGAAACCTCACGAGCTTTTGGCTGAGTTCGATGCAATTCGCCAAGATGACAAAGACAAACTGAATGAACATGCGTTCGAAGAACTCCTGAAATCCACTCAG GAAGCGATTGTTCTGCCCCCTTGGGTTGCACTTGCTATTCGTTTGAGGCCTGGTGTCTGGGAATACGTCCGTGTGAACGTCAATGCACTAGTTGTTGAGGAGCTGTCCGTCCCTGAGTATTTGCAATTCAAGGAAGAACTTGTCGACGGAGC CTCAAATGGAAATTTCGTTCTCGAGTTGGATTTCGAGCCTTTCACTGCATCCTTTCCTAAACCAACCCTCACCAAATCTATTGGAAATGGAGTTGAATTCCTCAATAGGCACCTCTCTGCCAAAATGTTCCATGACAAGGAAAGCATGGCCCCGCTTCTCGAATTTCTCCGCGCTCACCATTATAAGGGCAAG ACAATGATGCTGAATGATAGGATACATAATTCCAATACTCTTCAAAATGTCTTAAGGAAGGCAGAGGAATACCTCATTATGCTTCCCCCAGAAACTCCATTTTTCGAATTCGAACACAAGTTCCAAGAAATCGGATTGGAGAAGGGATGGGGGGACACGGCGGAGCGTGTGCTAGAGATGGTGTGCATGCTTCTTGATCTCCTTGAGGCACCTGACTCATGTACTCTTGAGAAGTTCTTGGGGAGAATTCCGATGGTCTTCAATGTGGTTATCCTTTCCCCGCATGGATATTTTGCTCAAGAAAATGTTTTGGGTTATCCCGACACCGGTGGCCAG GTTGTCTACATATTAGATCAAGTTCCCGCTTTGGAGCGTGAAATGTTTAAGCGCATAAAGGAGCAAGGACTTGATATCATCCCCCGTAttcttatt GTTACTCGGCTGCTGCCCGATGCAGTTGGAACAACTTGTGGTCAGAGGCTTGAGAAGGTGTATGGAACAGAACACTCACATATTCTTAGGGTCCCCTTTAGGACTGAGAAGGGTATCGTTCGCAAATGGATCTCTCGCTTTGAAGTGTGGCCATACATGGAGACATTCATTGAG GATGTTGCAAAAGAAATTTCTGCAGAACTGCAGGCCAAGCCAGATTTGATAATCGGAAACTACAGTGAGGGCAATCTTGCTGCTTCTTTGCTAGCTCACAAGTTAGGCGTAACGCAG TGCACAATCGCTCATGCATTGGAGAAAACAAAGTATCCAGATTCCGATATCTACtggaaaaaatttgatgaaaaatacCATTTCTCGTCCCAGTTTACCGCGGATCTCATTGCAATGAATCACACTGATTTCATCATCACCAGCACCTTCCAGGAGATAGCAGGAAG CAAGGACACTGTAGGACAATATGAGAGCCATATGGCATTTACAATGCCTGGATTGTACAGAGTTGTTCATGGCATTAATGTGTTCGACCCCAAGTTCAACATCGTCTCACCTGGAGCTGATATTAACCTCTACTTCCCGTACTCCGAAACGGAAAAGAGACTTACAGCATTTCACCCTGAAATTGATGAGCTGCTGTATAGTGACGTTGAGAATGACGAACATCT GTGTGTGCTCAAGGACAGGACTAAGCCAATTTTATTCACAATGGCAAGGTTGGATCGTGTGAAGAATTTAACCGGACTTGTTGAGTGGTACGCCAAGAATCCACGACTAAGGGGATTGGTTAACCTGGTCGTAGTTGGCGGAGATCGAAGGAAGGAATCCAAAGATTTGGAAGAGCAGGCAGAGATGAAGAAGATGTATGAGCTAATAGAGACTCATAAGTTGAATGGCCAATTCAGATGGATTTCTTCCCAGATGAACCGAGTGAGGAATGGTGAGCTCTACCGATACATTGCTGACACTAAGGGAGCTTTTGTGCAGCCTGCATTCTACGAGGCTTTTGGTCTGACTGTTGTCGAAGCAATGACTTGTGGTCTGCCAACATTTGCAACTAATCACGGTGGTCCAGCTGAAATCATCGTTCATGGAAAATCCGGTTTCCATATTGATCCATATCACGGTGAGCAAGCTGCTGATCTGCTAGCTGATTTCTTTGAGAAATGCAAGAAAGAGCCTTCACATTGGGAAACCATTTCGACGGGTGGTCTGAAGCGCATCCAAGAGAA GTACACCTGGCAAATCTACTCCGAAAGGCTATTGACCCTGGCTGCTGTTTATGGGTTCTGGAAACATGTTTCTAAGCTTGATCGTCTAGAAATCCGTCGCTACCTTGAAATGTTTTACGCTCTCAAGTACCGTAAGATG GCTGAAGCTGTTCCATTGGCTGCTGAGTGA
- the LOC107005368 gene encoding probable serine/threonine-protein kinase PBL17 has translation MGSCQSVEVGKTGQRPESKTVVHGVGSYPTKRNPVSQPKLKTPEGHDSRRRSSIVVIPETVEDLQQNPGISDLDIFKYEEMKMATKHFRPKQVLGEGGFGIVYKGVIDEHVRPGYKTTYVAIKELDPEGLQGDREWLAEMNYLGQLRHPNLVKLIGYCCEDHHRLLVYEYMESGSLEKHLFPRMCATLTWSRRMKVALDAAKGLAFLHGAEMPVIYRDFKTSNILLDADFNAKLSDFGLAKDGPMGDQTHVSTRVMGTYGYAAPEYVMTGHLTARSDVYAYGVVLLEMLIGRRAIDKTRPSQEYNLVEWARPLLNHNKKLFKILDPRLKGQYSSKTVIKVAILAYQCLSQNPKGRPVMSQVVEILEALQVPQSKD, from the exons atgggttcttgccaGAGTGTTGAAGTAGGCAAAACAGGACAAAGACCAGAGAGTAAGACAG TTGTCCATGGAGTTGGTTCGTATCCCACCAAGAGAAATCCTGTAAGTCAACCGAAGTTAAAAACACCTGAGGGACATGACTCTAGACGTAGAAGCAGCATTGTGGTAATACCTGAAACTGTTGAAGACCTGCAGCAGAATCCAGGGATTAGTGATCTTGATATCTTCAAGTATGAAGAGATGAAAATGGCTACGAAACACTTTCGACCGAAACAGGTTCTCGGAGAGGGTGGATTTGGTATCGTCTACAAAGGAGTTATTGATGAACATGTCAGGCCGGGATACAAGACTACTTATGTTGCCATTAAGGAGCTCGATCCAGAAGGTCTTCAGGGTGATAGAGAATGGCTG GCAGAGATGAACTATTTGGGGCAGCTTCGACATCCAAATCTGGTGAAGCTGATCGGATATTGCTGTGAGGACCACCATAGACTACTAGTTTATGAGTATATGGAATCTGGCAGCCTGGAGAAACACCTCTTTCCAA GAATGTGTGCCACTCTAACATGGTCGAGGAGAATGAAAGTTGCTCTGGATGCCGCCAAAGGGCTTGCTTTTCTTCATGGAGCTGAAATGCCGGTAATATATAGGGACTTCAAGACCTCAAACATTTTGTTAGATGCG GATTTTAATGCAAAGCTTTCTGACTTTGGACTTGCAAAAGATGGGCCAATGGGAGATCAGACTCACGTATCGACTCGTGTTATGGGTACTTATGGTTATGCCGCTCCAGAGTATGTCATGACTG GACATTTAACAGCCAGAAGTGATGTTTATGCTTATGGGGTTGTTTTGCTTGAGATGCTCATTGGAAGAAGAGCAATCGACAAGACTAGGCCTAGCCAGGAATACAACCTTGTAGAGTGGGCACGTCCGCTCCTGAATCATAACAAGAAGCTCTTTAAGATACTCGATCCTAGACTCAAAGGACAATACTCGTCTAAAACTGTCATAAAGGTTGCTATTCTTGCCTATCAGTGCCTCAGCCAAAACCCGAAAGGAAGGCCAGTTATGAGTCAAGTAGTTGAAATTCTTGAAGCCCTTCAAGTACCACAAAGCAAAGATTGA